From Rudanella lutea DSM 19387, a single genomic window includes:
- a CDS encoding DUF2147 domain-containing protein, which produces MITRLKSFWLASFLLLATLTARANNPDAVLGVWKNGEGTGMVQIYKKGDKYFGRIVWLKVPNDDAGKPRTDVNNPEANLRNRPLKGLENLRDFAYKGENKWEDGRIYDPKNGNDYACEMKLVDENTLEVRGYIGVSMFGRTDVWKRQVKK; this is translated from the coding sequence ATGATTACACGACTGAAAAGTTTTTGGCTTGCCTCATTCTTACTACTGGCTACGCTCACAGCCCGCGCCAACAATCCTGATGCGGTACTGGGCGTCTGGAAAAATGGGGAAGGCACCGGTATGGTGCAGATTTACAAAAAGGGGGATAAGTATTTTGGGCGAATTGTATGGCTAAAAGTGCCCAACGACGACGCCGGTAAACCCCGAACGGATGTTAACAACCCGGAAGCAAACCTGCGTAATCGCCCGCTCAAAGGCCTCGAAAACCTGCGCGACTTTGCCTACAAGGGCGAAAACAAATGGGAAGATGGCCGTATCTACGATCCAAAAAACGGCAACGATTATGCCTGTGAAATGAAGCTCGTCGACGAGAATACGCTCGAAGTACGCGGCTATATCGGCGTATCCATGTTCGGCCGGACCGACGTCTGGAAACGGCAAGTCAAAAAATAG
- a CDS encoding DNA-3-methyladenine glycosylase family protein: protein MIPADAALSHLANDPVMGKIIAETPLPKAFYDWNDDVYLALLESIVSQQISVKAADAIFRKFRLLFLDPTPAPDLPLSGAGTPAEGYPDPVRLLAKTPEELRSAGLSFQKIGYLRSVAEFALANRMDRPFFDALTDEEVIHYLIPIKGVGRWTVEMLLMFVLDRPDVLPVDDLVIRQKMVRAYGLTETGRPLYRRLHEIAEPWRPYRTLACRYLWRWQPRPVSEEG from the coding sequence ATGATCCCTGCCGACGCTGCCCTGAGCCATCTGGCCAATGACCCGGTTATGGGTAAAATTATTGCCGAAACGCCCCTTCCGAAGGCGTTTTACGACTGGAACGACGATGTGTATCTGGCCCTGCTGGAAAGCATTGTGTCGCAGCAGATTTCGGTGAAGGCAGCCGACGCTATTTTCCGGAAATTCCGGCTCTTGTTTCTCGACCCGACCCCCGCACCCGACCTACCCTTGTCGGGTGCGGGAACCCCGGCCGAGGGCTACCCCGACCCGGTGCGGTTGCTGGCCAAAACGCCCGAAGAACTGCGCAGTGCAGGGTTGTCGTTTCAAAAAATAGGCTACCTGCGTAGCGTCGCCGAGTTTGCACTGGCCAACCGAATGGATCGGCCGTTTTTCGATGCTCTGACCGACGAAGAGGTGATCCATTACCTTATTCCGATCAAGGGCGTTGGTCGGTGGACCGTTGAAATGCTGCTGATGTTTGTGCTCGACCGGCCCGATGTGTTGCCCGTCGATGATCTGGTGATTCGGCAAAAGATGGTCCGGGCCTATGGGCTCACCGAAACCGGCCGACCGCTGTACCGTCGGTTACACGAAATCGCCGAACCCTGGCGACCGTACCGGACCCTGGCCTGCCGGTACCTTTGGCGCTGGCAACCCCGACCGGTAAGCGAAGAAGGATAA